gccacagctctgcaaGTACAGGCAGAGCTGGGCCGAGGGTGGCTCCACTTTCAGATCCTTCTGGTGGAGAACGAGGCTTCAGAAAGTGTTacaagggcagggcagggaaaagagaaaacttctTGTTCAAGGAATAAGCTTCTGTCTTGCTTAGAAGTAATAAGTTCAGATGGAACCAAAAGCAAGGAGGGATATGTTCCAGTTTCAGTCATGCTCATGTGAATCATTACTCACTACAATGACaggggagaggctgtggattTATATTCATGCAGCTTGTTTCAGAAACCGGGCTTGAAATGAAGACAGACAAACAGAGAGCACCAAAATGATAAAACATGACTAAGAATACAAAAGAACTGAGTGTCTTCTCCTTTTGTGTAGTATTCAAACAGAAATCAGACTAGAAATCAATATTAAAGTGATCCTAAACATCCAGCTCAACCCAGCAACCCATCAGTGCCCCTTCCCAGAACTGTTAATGGTTGCTTCCATCTCTGCTGACATGAAGTCTCACAGGACTGAGACCACAGCTGGCTCTGCAAAGGCAGGGAACACTTGGGAATTTCTGGTATAAAGCTTTTGCTGAAACCAAAACGGAGCAGTAGGTGAAGAACTCAAGGTAGGGGAGAAAAGATCAAAATATGTCAGACTTTACACGACacactaaagaagaaaaagtacttGAGAGCAGAGTAAAGCAACATTGAGATGAATCAGGAAGTAAAAGAAGAGACACTGCCATGCCCAAGACTAAAGCCATTAGCCAGCCAGCAAGGTCAAGTCTGGTAACACTGAAGAGCCAAAACTGGGCTAAACACATGCATGGAGGGAGCAAGGAAGAGGCATCCACATGTCAAAGGAGGTCATCTAGCTGAAAGAAGGCAAATGGGGAAATGAAACAACAGGCTTAACCCAAGCTGGCTGAGAGCAGAAGCTttgagggagaaagggaaagaagaaatgcagcGGCTGATGAAGAGAGCTCTGCAACAAATaagacaagaaaaggaaatgacaaCTGGATTTGGAAGGAAGTTTGATGAGAAGGGGATTTTTTCACAGAGGAGGCTAAGAATTGCTTTGAGAAGAGTGGTAGtgaaagggaaataaagcaATAATAACATGGCATTTCCATAATGCAAATAATAGTGTTGAAGCTTGCTAGTAAATTGAGAATAAGgtagaaaactggaaaaagggGCTTGGTTAAGGTATCTGCTTTTGAAGCTGTAATGGGCTGTGGGTCCGCCTCAGAAGTAAATGTCACCACAGCAATTTGTGGAAAACGGGGcgtgaagaaaagaaaaactgcagccAGTGCCATGGTGCCCTCTCTTCCAGGAAGCTCCATACCTACATCTTTCACAtgcaaaaaaggaaactttgaCTTGTTGCTTCTTTAAACTCTAGAGGACTTCAGTTCATGCATTTGATACCATGAGAAGCAGATCACAGGGGAAACACAGGACAAGTGCATGGCTGGACCAAGGGTCGGAAAGAGAATGCTGTTCTGGAGCTCAGTAAATGGACTAGTAAAGCATGGAACCAACCATCAAGGAACTCAAGGacaaagaatggaaagaagCCATGGCCGTTGGAAACTCCCTCATGGCCCACACTCCTACAATGGTATGGTTACTTGGAAAACTTCACGAGCAAAGGATTACAGACTAGAATCTGTAAAGTTAAATCATAATGGAATCTACGTTACTCAAGACAATGtcctcttaaaacaaaacaaaacgctGTTTTAGGAAGTGAAAACAATGGAAGAGGGAAAACTGGGCTGGTATAGAAGACAACACACAAATATGTTGGGAGAGTGACAGCTGATGTTATGATGATCCTAATAATTTTGACCCCTGAAAAGACCAccttttgcagaagaaaagagcagtgtTAATGAACCCTAGGTAGGGGGAAAATGCAAAGCCAATATATAGCTGATGTACTAAAATAAGTTACTAATTAGACCAGAAATATCTGATGGATTACCAAGAGTGATCCTGCAGGCACTGAGCAATATTTCTGTTGAGCTCTGTGGCCTTCTGCCTTAAAAGGATCACACAGCagtgggaaaagaaggaaaagcttcAGCATCTTGGTAACCAAAAAGTTAATTACCCTCAGAAAGTCCATATAAGCATTCTCTAAAACAGACCTACTGAGGTAGCAAAAACTGACCTACATTGTAAGAACAGTCTCAAAcattgaaaagcagaaatagcagTAAACAGTCATACGCTTGTATTACCCAAAAGCTGcatctgattttccttttgcctctgCAAACACAAGGGGGAAACAGTTCTCACAATGAACAGATCCCATCACAAAGAGTTAGGTATATCAAACAGTAGAGAGTCAAAATGTTAAGCCATATACTACTTTGAAATACCCCTGTAAAACATGGCATGCTGCTCATCTGCTTTAGGTCTAGCTCCTATAAAATGGTCTAACTGTTAATCCTTGGATTGAAAATTAAAGTACACTTAGCCTTTAAAAGTCAccagaaaataacaacaatagcattttacatataaatatatattaaaagctTCTATTCCTTCAGAGCCATTTTTCTTATCTAAGCCTTCAGAAACTGTATTCAGTCAAAAATATGACAAAAGGGAAGCATAATGGTTCCCTACAAAAGGGAGTAGTTTCACTGCTTGCTTGGAGTCAAGTTAAGAGAAAGAATccaactgttttttaaaaaaaaagtaattacttttttaaattgttattccCTATGCTCCAGTACTGTAGTAAGATCACatatatgttaaaatacaaTCTCTATCTCACTGGTTAACCAGTGTCCTGTTAACAACATTTTACAGAACACAACATTCATTTTGGGCTAACGTGCTGTTACAGCTTCTAGTATTTTGGCTATCCCGTATCTGTCCGTACAAATGACCTGTGgctctttaaaaacattactgaatGAGGCAAAGTAGAAAATCAACTGTGTTCAGCCTTATTGGCTTTACAGCAAAAACACCATGTGTGTTCGTAGGAACAGGACTGCAAGTGCTTTACAAGAATACTGTTGATACACAGTATGAGGACCTGATGCACAACACCTTTCGCAAAAGTCCCACTGGCTTGAACAGCTCTTCCCACACCGTACTAAGGACGGAGGGGATGAAAAGCTTTCGTGCCACCAGTGACTAATCTTCCCATCACATCTCAAGCAGACATACCCAGGGCACCTTGGCCTACCTGTGGCACAAAGGGCAATGAACGTTTGTGCATGCTTCCGGATCAAAAGCAACTTGTCTTTAGGTAGAGGCAGCTTCCGTAGAATGTGTTCAATGAAGTCATGCGGGGTGACTGCTGCAAGGTTCCACTTCAacttccccagcaccaccagctcccATTCCTGCAAGAGGTtgtggggggaagaaaagaagaaaagccataAGCAAGTCTGAAGAAAACACTTATTTATCTGATTGTAATTATACCACTGCTAAATTGGTTTTgatcaaacaatttttttcagtatgcCCCTACTGCTTTGaagttgttggctttttttctttttattctttttttttttttttttaaaccactgcaAATGTCaagcactgctgaaaataatgagacctggcagctcctgccaagattttactttttttgtatCCAGTGCTCAATGCCCACCCAGAAAGTTTAGCCTGCAATCAGATATTGCCAAGGTCATTGTGGTCCTTTCCTAGTAACTTCTTTTAAATGGCTATAGTCCTTACTTTATAGCCATTTAAAGCCCTCGAGATAACCACGCACAAAAATAACCTAGATATacattctttttcaaaacaggGGAAGTTCATTTGATGGCACTCTCTCCAAAACCGCATTCAAAAGCTCCTGCAGATAAATCTGATGGTGCTTAAACTACTCTAAGACAggctttgcagaaaggaaatgcaCATAACACAGCCAAGAAGTAGCCTGTGTAAATTATATGCCAATAAATCATGTAGGATCCAGTCCCACATTCTTTGCACGCCCAAAACTCCCAGTGAAATCAAAGGAAAACTCGGGCGCCTATGTAACTACTGGCCATTCCCTGCAATGTGATGACAAACATGAACAGTACCTCATCAACAGATCTGACCGTGGGGCTAGGTTTGCATACTTAAACgtttaaaatgagttttgaaTACCTTACAGCGCCCCGCAGAGCAGACAGAACTCAGGCCTTGGACTCATTTCTGTCTCATGCATCAACCATTAGCTATTAACTAAATTCCATGCACTGATTCTTGAGTCCTGATGATGCGTTAGCCTGATGGAGCCCAGCGTGGCGGGAAGCCCCAGCTAAGTTTGTAGAGCTGGCAAGTTGAAAAAAACGTCCTTTAATTTTGCAGCCGAGGAAACGTCAACCAGCGTTGCTGAGAAACCATAAACATGGACCCCACAACGCCATTTCTGCAGTCGTTTCTCTGAATAGATGTCTGCTCTAACAGCAAGTTACTTTCCTACAGACATTCCGACTGGATTATGACAGAGCCCTCCATAGCTTGGAAATCTCACATTCACGTACCTACTCCTACAGGGCCCAAAAActagatgtttcttttcttcccccccccaaaaaaatttAAGATGTTTTAACAAAATGGCAATTACGTTAACGAAGGTCCAATCTTCCCAACACAACAGATTCTGATCCAGAAAAGCGCATAATGGTGCAATCTGGAAGACTGGGTAGAGGGAATGCAAGCTTAAATGGACATGACATAAAGAGGGAGGCACATTGTTCTCCCTCTTCTTGCAAAGGGTCCACAGCGCTTCCTTGTAACAGCCAGTGCCACCAGTGGGACACCTAATGCCTGTGACAGCCACGGCAGGGTTTGCAGCACAGAGCTCTTTATTCTGCAGAAGCACGAGCTCCTGGCCCCTCCCCAGGGGGAATTCCCACTGGCTTCACCCAGTGATTCATAGGAGAAATTCTCGTGGGATTCGGCTCGCTATGCATATCCACCAGGGTCTGTGAGAACAAAGCTACCGGGCTGAGCATGCATCCCACTGACAGGCTGAAAAGAGTCTTTACACTTGGAGAAGACCTCCGAGATCATCTGCTCCAAACTCCCGCTCTATGCCACTGCAAATATTAAGTATTCCCCTGAATAATCGTGATTCTTTTTGTGTCTGCTTTCCCAGTGTCTGGTTTGAACTCCCCAACGCCGAGACCCTTTCACTCGTGGGTCGAACTCCCATCCCATCACCTGCCTTGCCGAGAACCTCCTGGCCACCAGCCCTGCACGAACCAACCCGCCACCTCCCAGGACCACAAGCACATTGCCCGAACCCACCGCTCATCAGCCGCACAGCACCTGGCACCCCAACCTTGCACACCGGCACCCCGCCACTTGCAGCTAAGCAAGCCTTGCAGTTAACCGCAGCGCCCCGCCACTGCAGGACCGGGCGAGGATGGCCACGGGGCCCCAAACCCGGCTGCGCcccccctttctctccctccccgctccctccctgGGGCCGCCTGGCAGCGGTTCAAGGGGTGAAGTCATGCCCGGCTCCGCGTGTCTGCCACCAGGTGGCGCCGCAGCGCCGcgccgggccgagccgtgccgcgCCGCCCGCAGCAGCGCCCCCGCCGCGGGGCAAGCACACGCGTGGGGCCGGGGCTCCCCCAGGGAAATgcgggagcagcaggagcagcagccggGCAGCCCCAGGGAATTGCACGGGGGGTGCCGGAGGTGGGGGCAGAAGCTGCGGGAAGGGAGGCCGGGacccccgccgccaccgccagcagcccccagcccggggcaCGGTGCACTCGCAGGTTTGGGGCGGTCCCTCTCCATCACACGGGTGTCTCTAAGCACTTCTGACAATTCAGGAGAGCGcgtggaattaaaaaaaaaaaaaaaaaaaagtgaaaagcatgattttaaaaaggggggagcgtgggggggcgggggtggCAAAAGTGGTGGCCGGCTgtggaagagagggagagggaaggggacagCTGTCAGCGCGAGAGCTGACACAGAGGATGGGTGTGCTGAAGGTGGAAGGGGGCTGCTTACCAGCAGCTCTTGGGGTTTGATGGAATTGTCCGTATAtatgcacagcttctctgctgtgAGGGGGATTGTCTCTTTCAGCTTGGAGGCCAGGAACATGCACACTGCCCCCAGCAGTTGCAGATGGCACTTTCGAGTGGGCACCACAGCTAAGAATCTGTCCAAGTAATTCATTGCCAGAGGAAAAACTTCTTCTTCACACTTCTGCTCTTCACAGACCTGCAAGCAAGGAGCgtggggaggggaggatggGAGGGTCGGGGGCAGAGAAAgagacaagaaggaaaaaaatgaataaatgagtGACCCCACAAAACACACTACTGCCTCTGCGCTGCAGCTCctgctatttttgtttcccGGGGAGCTAAattttgggggagggggagatCTCTGGAGAGGCTGGGAAGGCTGTCAATCGGCTTTCACATTCCTTTAGTTCATTCAGTAAGAAATGAATTCAAGACACTGTGTGGGAGAGCCGAAAAGCCCCATCCAGCAGCAATGAGCAGCCtccgactttttttttttttttgcgacccaattcttctttttttttttttgatttcgtcatattttcaaaaaatcgataaaaatatcaaaacgCCCCTGGGGGTCCCGGTTTTGGTGCCGGTGACATCCCGGGGCGGTCCCCTATCGTTTCCGACAATTGCAAAAATTCCCCCGGGGggcatcccccagccctgcgcCCCCGATCTGGTGCGGGGGGGAAGGACGGGAGACACAGTGAGGGCgaggtggggtggggagagccCGAGCAGCCTGAATCCTTAAAGCAGGAGCGAGcgagaaaattatttcaaaaatttacCAAAAATCGGAGGTGCAGAGAAAACGCACAAATCGCACATGAAAATCAAGCGGAGGGTCTGCTCTTTCCAACCCGGGGGGGATTGTCTGGAAAAAGTCCCCCCCAAAGGAGATCCGAAGGGGGCAAATGATGATGGTAGGGGCTAGGGCAAGGCAGTCAAGCCTGCGGGGCTGCGGGCCCGCTGCCGCCCCGCACTAGGGATCGGGGTGCAGGGGGTGTCTGCTGCCTGCTCGggcttccctgcagcccccgcctGCATctgggggggcgggggtgcagcggcggggcccccccccgagccccttCTTGGAAAGGAGGGTGAAGACGGGCTCAGCGCCTCCGAGCAGTTGCACGCAGCTCAACATGGCGAAAAAAGGCACGTCCTAACCACTGCATACGTGGGCATGAAATCCTCGCTGGGCAAAACGTGGGGGGCACCGGTCACCCCCCACCCCTCGCCCTGCCCCGGGCGCAGCTCCCTTTCCCAGAAAAGCCTCAATCTCAGGCGCTCCAGCCGCCCTGCAGCCGGAGGcggcttttcttttctttttacttgcaAATGACTTGCCCAGCTCCCCCCCACTTCCTCCCCTCGCTGCACCCCACTTTGCAGAAGCGGCAGCCCCCTGGGAGGGCGACTGCCAGGGCGGGCTGCGAGATGCTCCCCGCGCCCCTTCCCCCACCGCACcgaggaaaaaagaaaaaagaaggaaaaaaaaaaagagaaagaaccccccccccccaaaaaaaaaaaaaaacccacggTGAccgggggggcgaggggctgcaggaggagaggggaggggaggcaggggtgCTGTGCCCCGGACCCCGCGGGCAGGGGGCTCGGAGGGGCCAGGGTGGCCAGCAAACACGAACCTCCAGCATCCAAGTGGCCACCATCCTCCTCATGAAGGGCTGGATGTCCTTCTGGACGCACTTGAAGTAGGAGCACTGGGGCAGATACCTCTCCTCGATGGTTAGTAAGTTGTGCAAAACGCGGTCGTCGTAGAGCAAGTTTGGGTCAGGCAGAGCTCTCCTCATGGGATCCACCTcgcagcacagcagctccatGTTTCCAAAGAGATCTCCCTCTTTCTCTgatggaaaagttttttttttttttttttttttttgggggggggggggggaagggggtggggaaaggagaggggtAAAGGAGGAGGGGTAGGTGGGTGGGAGGAAGGCGGCAGGGCTTTCCAGCTCGATCCTGCCTTCCTTGAAACTcgtctctccctctctcttgaTTTCTAGCCTAAAGTTGAAGCAAAGTGACGCAACTCGCCAGGGCAGGCAGTTCTCTCTCTTGTTATTATGGAGAACAGCAGCTGGTCAGACGTAACATCAAAcgcggtttttttttttttttcctctctataaGCTAACAAGGAACCAGGAGGCCCTCGTAtagggacacacacacacaaatgacagcttctcttttttctcccttacaGCGACCGAACGAAATCCGCTCCGCACTTTTCCTCCCGCGGGAGCCTGCCTTTCGTCTatttccccccccttttctgGCCGCAAGGGACTTACGGGCTCCCCCTCTGCACCCACCGGGGTTGCGAGGGCTAAGGACGAAATGCCCCTGCTTGGCGGAGCGCCATATGCACGTCCAGTGTCCCCCCCCTCGAGCCCTTGAcccgctccccccccctcctccgTTACCCCCCTTTAATCTGAGCGGGGGGGCGTGCAGAGCTCCCTGCTAGCTCCAGCCTAAGAGCAAacccgaaaaaaaaaaaaaaaaagagaaaaaaaaagcaaaaatatttttaaaaaaaagaaaaaaaaagcaaataaaataaagtaagatATGCCGAGGGTGCTGGAGGGGTGAGCGCTCGGCAATGCTTTCAGGGTGCAATCTAGCAACAATCCCACCGCCACTTCCTCCGGTCTGCACGCCTCGCGAGCAGGCGAAGTGCTTCAGCAGCGCACGGCCGCAACTTTCTAGGAAACGGCGCGGGGGGGTCCGGGGGCCAGCTGGGGGCAGCCGGAGCCCCGCAccgggggctcccccccccGGCAAGGCGCTGCCCGGGCCCCGCCGTCGGCGCCCgcggctgcagccccgctgcccccggcgggagccccctgccccagcccggggctgcGCGCTCTGCTCCCTCGCCTACCTCCGGGCAAAGCAGCCGGCTGGAAAAACGCGTCAACTTTGTGAGGTCTCTGCGGCAGCCCccgccgggctgggggctcccgAGGGGGAAAGAGCTGCTCGGGGGCGGCCCCGACGTGCATGCGGGTAGCACGCTGCCGGgggccgccggccgcccccccgggggtggactggaggggaggggaggggaggggatggggggggggaaataccGCCTTAAAAGTGTGAGTGCGGAGTTTGGGGCGCCGCTTCCCCTCCCTCTATTTGCATAGCCAATAGCTCTGGGGCTCTCGCTGCTGCGCGCTGATTGTTACCGGGCAGATTATATTTTAAGGACGCCTGCTGCCCGGCATCCAGAGCGGCCCTGGGGGTGCGGGGGCGAAGAGCAACCCCCTCACCTGGCCTCCTCGGGCGAcggggggcagcgctgccccctcccagcccggCCGTCGCCCCTCTGCAGAGCAACGGGAGGGATGGGACCGtctctgcctcccccccccctccccgccgggTGCATCTCCCCGTCCGTCGGGGAAAACGTGGCTTTTTGGCTACCAAAAAGCTGCCGGGACTCCCTGCCCCGTGACCCCTGGGCGGGTGACACCGCCTGGAGCCGGCTTTCCAAGGCGCTAGTACCGGCGTTGCCCTACAAGAAGGGTCGCACGCCCCTCGTCCTGTCCCATCCCGTCCTTGAAGCGCTGCGTGTGGCCCCTCGCCCCCTCCGCCCCTTCGAGGCGAGGGCTCGTTGGGGACGGGGGCGCGTTTTGGGAAGGCGgggggggctgcctggggggTACCCCCCGCCGTACGTCGGTCAGGGACCCTCAGCAGCGCGGCGTGCCCCGCAATGAAAGGCTCTTTAACTTCCACCATTCATTTCCCCTTCCTGGCTACTCCTGCGAACAGGGAGCGTGTTGTGGCAGCGCAcgtttttccttctccaaactTAAATTCGTAAGCGCTCCCGTCCGGCTTTGTAGCCCGACAATGCGGCGATTGTGATTTATGGGGTTtcggggcggaggggggggggcgacACGGGAGTCCTAATTGCCCAGCCCCGACTTTGGGAAGTTGGGTGATGTCTGGGGCACGGCGCCGGCGGGGAACGTGAGGCCCCCGCACCCCGCGATGAGATCCGCCCGCCCGAGGGCTGCCGCATCCCCGCCGCTTTGCTTGGGGgttcctttaaaaagaataacCTCCCCCTAAATCAGTCCATGGAAGTACGCCAGCTTTGCACTCGCGGAGGTGCCGCTGATCTGCAGCGAcgtaataacaaaaaaaaaataaagaaacaaccCACACCTTTCCCCGGTGCGACCGCTTTTATGGTGGGTCACCGTTCCCAAAAGGAAAACGCGCCCGGTCCCCCCCGCGCTGCCCCTTCGCCTTGTCCCCGTGCCCACGGGCACTGCCGCATGCGACTGGAGGCAGCAGATGTTTTAACAGCCTCCGTGGAGAGATTACCGAGTGCCATATGTTAAATATCACTCTCCctccggaaaaaaaaaaaaatatatatatatatacttttcgCCCTCGCTCCCCTCCTTGTGACGCGCTGCTTCTGCCATTTAAAAGCGTAAATTATTAAATCCAGCGCTGccggtgtttttttttttctttttttctttttttcccttttcccgCGCCGTGCAAATCCGGACTGACCCGGGTTCCTCAGGTGATGGGGTCGATGCCACGGCTCCTGATTGCTAATCCAACATGCAGCTATCATGATATCGCTGATGTGTAATGGCATTTTATTAGTGTCAGTCCCAGAGCGATGCAAAACGCGGTGACTCTTcttctcctcatcctcctcctccttctccttcttttctccttttttttttttttttggtagatcCTCATTTCCTCATCACTGTTACTtagctcatttctttttctttggaaaatccCAAAGAACCATCTTGAAGATGCTTCCAGGGACAGCGTCGGATCAAGCTTTGCATCTGAA
This is a stretch of genomic DNA from Cygnus atratus isolate AKBS03 ecotype Queensland, Australia chromosome 1, CAtr_DNAZoo_HiC_assembly, whole genome shotgun sequence. It encodes these proteins:
- the CCND2 gene encoding G1/S-specific cyclin-D2 — protein: MHVGAAPEQLFPPREPPARRGLPQRPHKVDAFFQPAALPGEKEGDLFGNMELLCCEVDPMRRALPDPNLLYDDRVLHNLLTIEERYLPQCSYFKCVQKDIQPFMRRMVATWMLEVCEEQKCEEEVFPLAMNYLDRFLAVVPTRKCHLQLLGAVCMFLASKLKETIPLTAEKLCIYTDNSIKPQELLEWELVVLGKLKWNLAAVTPHDFIEHILRKLPLPKDKLLLIRKHAQTFIALCATDFNFAMYPPSMIATGSVGAAICGLQLDDGDSSLSGDSLTDFLAKITSTDVDCLKACQEQIESVLVSNLRQVRQQQQQSNPSKTVDELDQASTPTDVRDINL